In the genome of Calothrix sp. PCC 6303, the window CAAGATAAAGGTGTTTTGGAAGCGAGGAAAATTCCGAAGTTTGCAGTTGTTAAATCCGGTAGCTTGGATACTGTTAGTGGGTTGGTGGGGGTGATTCCTACCCAAAAACAAGGAAATGTCTGGTTTACAATTATGAATTCCACCGGAGACTTGAACAGTTACCGCAAGCAGCAAGATGTCTTTTTAACTAATATTGTGAAACAATGGGGGATAGTGGCAACTTCTCCTCCTGAATTAACTCCAAGTCCAAATCGCCAAAACAAAATATCCACTAACGAAATACTCTATCGCGTCACGGAGTAAGTCAAAAGCTTTAGGCTTCTCTTTCCTGAACTAAATCCCGAATTAGTGAGGTACGGGAGTGGATATACATACTAAGTTTATCAGTTTCTTCATTACTTAGGGTTTCCCGATAGCTGATTTGCTGCAAAATTTGCTTGACTAAATCCCCATCATTGAGATTGAGAAGCAGATTTGCCTGGGTTTGTTCAACCACATTCCACAGCTGACGCAATCTGGAGACGTTAATCGCTGGCACTTGATATTGATTCATGATTCCAGACAATTTAATATTTTCTTTATATTCTAGCATTATCAAATTGGTCTGCTAGGTTGTGTGTCACCGATGCTGGGTAATTATACAGGTTAAATCCTTGGTATTCTCTGAACCAGATGAAACCAGAGAGGCTGAATAGCCGATTTTAGGGCAAATATATGGCTTTTTATGTCCTAAAAGGCATCCTACGTTAAGAAACTTTGTGTAAATTAATATTTTATTTATATTTTCTTTAGAATTAAATATTGAAGCTCACCCAATACCCTATGCTGGATCTATGGAAGCTGTTAATCGTTGATGATTGTGCAGCGGATAGGAAAGTTTATCGACGTTTACTATCTAAAGACCCTCAGCAGTCATATCACGTTTTAGAGGCTGAATCAGCTGAAGATGCACTGAGTATTTACAAGCAGCAGCGATGTGATGTGATTTTGCTGGATTTTTGCCTACCCGATATGAGTGGGTTAGAGTTTTTAGATCAATTAAAGTTGCAAATAATTGATACTTCCATGCCAGTTATCATGCTAACAGGATTTGGAGATGAAGTTGTTGCTGCACAAGCGATGAGGATGGGTGTTCAAGATTACCTTGTGAAGCAGCATCTCCAAGCGGATGCATTACAGTTAGCAGTACGTAATGTGATTCAGCGATCGCATTTACAAACGGAGTTAGCAAAAACGCGAGATCGGCAGCGTCTTATTGCTACCACGGCTTTAAGAATTCGTCAATCCCTGAATTTGGATCAGATTCTCCACACAGCAGTTACAGAGGTGCATCAACTCCTAGATTCCTATGTGTTGCGCCAAGGTGCGACGAATTTGCGGGTGATGATTTATCAGTTTTCGCAAAATAACAATATCAATTTTGGATCATGTTTTCCCAATGAGATGGAATCGGGGATTCACAATGTCTGCATGAGTGAGGAATGTCAAAAGGCTATTTCCCATATCTACGAAGCTGGGGAAAGTTTAGATTCTACCGAAGCTGCGAATATCTTGAATGTTCCCCATAATTTGGTTGCGCCAATTATCCTACCAGAAAATGGTAAGCCGACTCCAACTTTATGGGGGTTATTAATTGCACACCAATCTTTACAAGTGAGGCAATGGCAAAGTGATGAAGTGGAGATGTTGCATGAATTATCTGTACAGTTAGCAATTGCTATTCAGCAAGCTGAACTTTTGAAAAAGACTCAATGTGCTTTGGAAAAGGAACAAAAATTAAATATCTTCAAATCCCAAATTATCACGACGGTTTCCCATGAGTATCGCACCCCTTTAACTTCGGTTTTAACAGCAGCATCGACTCTAAAAAAACACTATGTTCATCTTAGCGAAGAACGAAGAACTAAATTTTTAGATATTATTGAAGTTAAAGCTAGGCACATGTCAAAATTAGTAGATGATATGTTGCTTGTAAATGAGATTGAACTGAGTAAAACTAAATTCAAGCCTTTACCTTTAGATTTACTGAACTTTTTTTCTGACCTGATAGAGGAACAACGTTTAACATTAGATGAACGACATATTTTAAGTTTTAAGGTAACTGGAAACAATAAAGGTTTTTGGGGAGATAGATGTTTACTAAGACAGTTGTTTGTGAATCTAATTTCCAATGCCATTAAATATTCTCCCCATGGTGGTGAAGTTGAGTTTCACTTGATGGGAAGTGAGTCACGAGTTACTTTTACAATTACAGATTACGGTATTGGTATTCCTGATAGCGAACAAGGAAACATATTTCAATCATTTAGTCGGGGAAGTAATGTAGATACCATACCGGGTACAGGTTTAGGTTTACCAATTGTAAAAGCTTGTGTGGAGATTCATGGTGGTGAAATTGGGGTTGAAAGTGAAGTGAACCAAGGAACTAAGGTGACTGTGACTCTACCCAAGAGACTGTAAAATTCTCATTCACCGATCTTCCCATCGTTCGAGGGGACAGGGAACGGGCAACAGGCAACAGTCAGAGGAGATTCCTCTGACTTCGTGAGGATTTTTGAAGAGATACGGAAATTGTTGCCTATTCGTTCCCTCTAGGACTTACGCATTGACAGGAAAGCTAGTTTATGTATTCAAGCGGCACAACTAGCATTCAAGTTATCCAAAACATATTCACGAATAACTTTTGTGAATAGATTCCTTTGTACTTCATACCAATTGTCAATGATGTTTTCAGAACGCATTTTCTCTAAACGAACAAATGCTTGAAGTGAGCAGAATATATGTGTTTTGATTGCGTGGCTATCTCTAACCATAAACCTACAAATGCCACATAGCTGTTTTACTGCTCTATGGAAACTTTCAATA includes:
- a CDS encoding hybrid sensor histidine kinase/response regulator, whose protein sequence is MLDLWKLLIVDDCAADRKVYRRLLSKDPQQSYHVLEAESAEDALSIYKQQRCDVILLDFCLPDMSGLEFLDQLKLQIIDTSMPVIMLTGFGDEVVAAQAMRMGVQDYLVKQHLQADALQLAVRNVIQRSHLQTELAKTRDRQRLIATTALRIRQSLNLDQILHTAVTEVHQLLDSYVLRQGATNLRVMIYQFSQNNNINFGSCFPNEMESGIHNVCMSEECQKAISHIYEAGESLDSTEAANILNVPHNLVAPIILPENGKPTPTLWGLLIAHQSLQVRQWQSDEVEMLHELSVQLAIAIQQAELLKKTQCALEKEQKLNIFKSQIITTVSHEYRTPLTSVLTAASTLKKHYVHLSEERRTKFLDIIEVKARHMSKLVDDMLLVNEIELSKTKFKPLPLDLLNFFSDLIEEQRLTLDERHILSFKVTGNNKGFWGDRCLLRQLFVNLISNAIKYSPHGGEVEFHLMGSESRVTFTITDYGIGIPDSEQGNIFQSFSRGSNVDTIPGTGLGLPIVKACVEIHGGEIGVESEVNQGTKVTVTLPKRL